CGCGCGGACCGGCCGGTGGGTGGCAGGCCGCCACAAAAATGCCACAACTCTCCCTACGACCCTATGGGAGGGGAAACCTTCATGGTTTAGAATGTGAATACAGGAACAATCCGCGGGAAAAGAGCGCTTTGCAGAAACCCCTCAGGGCAAAAAGGGCCGGGGTGCAGGCCGTTGAAAGGGGAGGGAGAGGACGATGACCGTTCGGATGGATGGCGACGTGCGCCCTACGAAACCGGAGTCACCTGAACCCGACCGAGGGCGCGGGTACGTGGGGTACGAAGCCAGCGCCGGAGCTCTTTACGACCGCAAGGTGCGCAACCGACTGAAGCGCGTGGAAGGACAGATCCGCGGAGTGCTTCGGATGATGGAGGAGCGCCGGAGCTGCGCCGAGGTAATCTATCAGCTCTCTGCAGCCCGGACGGCCCTCGATCGTGCGATTCTCTACCTCATCGGGAACTACATGGAGCAGTGCATGCGCGGCAACCTCGAACGCGGAGAAACGATCGACGGCTCCGTGGAAGAGGCCATCCGCCTCCTCCTCAAGACGCGGTGAGGAGGACGTTTCACGCATACCCCCGCCGAACTTCGAGGCGCGCTCGCCTTGCCCCGAAAGAGCCTATCGGGGGCGGGGCGAGTTTTTATGCTATACTTGCGTTGGCGCCACACCCGTGCCGCACGAAATACGATTCGAGGTGAACGCACGTTGACGTCTATCCCGCCTCCCAAGCACCTCGTTCGTAGAGAGGACGGGCTCTGGCTCGTCGACACCGAAGAAGGGGGGAGCACGCTCCTCGGCTTTCGAATTCGCGAGGTGCTCTTCGAGGCCCAAACCCCGCATCAGCACATCCTCGTACTCGACAGCTTCGATTATGGCAAGATGCTCGTTCTCGACGGGATCGTGCAGACGACGGTGCGCGACGGGTTTATCTACAACGAGATGATCGCCCATCCCCCCCTCCTCTTTCACCCCGATCCCCGCCGGGTCCTCATCGTCGGAGGAGGCGACCTCGGAGCAGCGCGGGAGGTTTTAAAATACCCCGAAGTCGAATCGCTCGTCCTCGTAGAGATCGACGCCCAGGTCGTCGAGGCGGCGCGAACCCATCTCCCCGAAATCGCCGGTAGCGGGGACGATCCCCGCCTCGTCCTCCACACGGAAGACGGCATGCGCTTCCTTGAGGCGACGCTCCCCGCCCAATTCGACGTGATTCTCGTAGACTCCTCCGACCCCATTGGGCCCGCCGTAGGACTCTTTCGACCCGAGTTTTACGCGGCGGCCAAGCGCGCCTTGCGCCCCGGGGGAATCCTCGTCGTCCAAAGCGAGTCACCGCTTTACCACCGGTCTACCGGCGAGAACGTCCTCTCCGCCCTCCGGTCGCTCTTCGCCACCGTCCGTCCTTACTGGAGCGTCGTGCCGACGTACGCCGGCGGCTTCTGGATGTTCACGCTGGCCACGGACCTCGACGAACTTTCCTTCCGCCGTACCCTCCCCGCGGATACGAAATTCGCCACGCCTTCCTTTATTCGGACGGCCTTTGACCTCCCGCCCTTCCTCCGCGAATGGACGGAAAACCTCCCGCCTTCCCCTCCCGCGAAAAGGTGAGGGAGGGGATACGGAATACCGCCGAATTTGGAAAATTGCGCCGGCCCGGGACCGGCGCAGTTTTTTCTTGCGGCACATTTCGGAGAGCCGTATAATGCTTGTATACATGCCCAGGTGCACCCTTCGCTGCTCCTACATCACCTTTCTTTTCACCTCTCCGAACAGCACGCCGCCGAATCCGGCGCTTCCCGTCGGCCGAGGAGGGATGGTCCGCGGCAAAAGATTTCGGAAAGGTGGAGCGAAGCCGAGATGATTGAATTTGTTCGTGTAAACAAATTTTTCGGCAAGCTTCACGTCCTCAAAAACATCGATCTCTTCATACCGCGTGGCGAAGTGGTGGTCATCGTCGGTCCGTCCGGGTCGGGGAAAAGCACGCTCCTTCGGACGATCAACGCCCTAGAACGCATCGACAGCGGCGAAGTACGCGTAGACGGCGTGAGCGTACACGACCCGAAGACCGACGTACGCGCCCTCCGCAAGCAGATCGGCATGGTCTTCCAGCACTTCAACCTCTACCCCCACCTCACGGCACTGGAAAACATCGTCCTCGCGCCGACCAAAGTGCTGAGAATGGAGCGGAAAGAGGCGGAGGCCATGGCGCTGCAGATTCTGGAAAAGGTGGGGCTCAGGGAGAAGGCGCACGCGTATCCCGGTCAACTCTCCGGCGGCCAGCAGCAGCGGGTGGCGATCGCCCGCGCCCTTGCCATGCGCCCCAAAATCATGCTCTTCGACGAACCGACCTCCGCGCTCGATCCGGAGATGGTCGGTGAGGTGCTCGAAGTGATGCGCGAGCTCGCCGCCGAAGGGATGACGATGGTAGTCGTCACCCACGAGATGGACTTCGCCTACGA
This window of the Brockia lithotrophica genome carries:
- a CDS encoding Spermidine synthase, which codes for MLYLRWRHTRAARNTIRGERTLTSIPPPKHLVRREDGLWLVDTEEGGSTLLGFRIREVLFEAQTPHQHILVLDSFDYGKMLVLDGIVQTTVRDGFIYNEMIAHPPLLFHPDPRRVLIVGGGDLGAAREVLKYPEVESLVLVEIDAQVVEAARTHLPEIAGSGDDPRLVLHTEDGMRFLEATLPAQFDVILVDSSDPIGPAVGLFRPEFYAAAKRALRPGGILVVQSESPLYHRSTGENVLSALRSLFATVRPYWSVVPTYAGGFWMFTLATDLDELSFRRTLPADTKFATPSFIRTAFDLPPFLREWTENLPPSPPAKR
- a CDS encoding Glutamine transport ATP-binding protein GlnQ — protein: MHPSLLLHHLSFHLSEQHAAESGASRRPRRDGPRQKISERWSEAEMIEFVRVNKFFGKLHVLKNIDLFIPRGEVVVIVGPSGSGKSTLLRTINALERIDSGEVRVDGVSVHDPKTDVRALRKQIGMVFQHFNLYPHLTALENIVLAPTKVLRMERKEAEAMALQILEKVGLREKAHAYPGQLSGGQQQRVAIARALAMRPKIMLFDEPTSALDPEMVGEVLEVMRELAAEGMTMVVVTHEMDFAYDVAHRVVFMDHGEIVEVAPPEEFFREPREERARQFLRRILRRRIGASAYPD